A stretch of the uncultured Desulfobacter sp. genome encodes the following:
- a CDS encoding ABC transporter permease yields the protein MKWSDTIIPVALSLGILILWELLVRVMSIPVFILPPPSAIGLCAVIKAALIWPHALATALEIVLGIALALMTSIPLAIFMFARPGIEKGLSPFLVASQAVPVFALAPLLVVWLGYGIWSKVFMAWVIIFFPITVSLLSGLKSCDPDFRMLFNLMGAGFWMKLRLLYWPWALPQFFAGFKVGVTVATIGAVIGEWVGAQKGLGYLMIQSNARLNTDLVFACILWLSAMGLGLWALVGFAEKRMVTWKNN from the coding sequence ATGAAATGGTCAGACACAATTATCCCGGTCGCCCTCTCCCTTGGTATACTGATTTTATGGGAACTCCTTGTACGGGTTATGAGCATACCGGTATTTATCCTGCCCCCACCATCGGCCATCGGCCTTTGTGCGGTGATAAAGGCCGCTTTGATCTGGCCCCACGCCCTGGCCACAGCCCTGGAAATTGTGCTGGGCATTGCGCTTGCCCTAATGACATCCATCCCTTTAGCCATATTCATGTTTGCCCGGCCCGGCATTGAAAAAGGCCTCTCCCCGTTTCTGGTGGCATCCCAGGCCGTGCCGGTATTTGCCCTGGCACCGTTGCTTGTGGTCTGGCTGGGTTACGGTATCTGGTCCAAAGTATTCATGGCCTGGGTAATTATTTTTTTCCCCATTACCGTGAGCCTGTTATCCGGTCTTAAAAGCTGTGACCCTGATTTTCGCATGCTGTTTAATCTTATGGGAGCAGGATTCTGGATGAAGCTTCGCCTGCTTTACTGGCCCTGGGCATTGCCCCAATTTTTCGCAGGGTTTAAGGTGGGTGTTACGGTGGCCACCATTGGTGCAGTTATCGGCGAATGGGTGGGTGCCCAAAAAGGGCTTGGGTATTTAATGATTCAGTCCAATGCCCGGCTGAATACGGATCTGGTATTTGCCTGCATTCTATGGCTGTCGGCCATGGGGCTTGGGCTGTGGGCGCTGGTCGGTTTCGCTGAAAAACGAATGGTAACATGGAAAAACAATTAA
- a CDS encoding U32 family peptidase: protein MSSLELLAPAKNMEFGKAAVDHGADAVYIGPERFGARAAAGNSVADIEALCTYAHRYFARVYVAFNTLLFDHELQPARNLIEKLYHAGVDALIIQDMGLLEMDLPPIPLFASTQTDNRTPEKVKFLEQSGFSRVILARELSLSAIKQIRAATRVDLEAFVHGALCVCYSGQCYMSAAIGGRSANRGACGQPCRLAWNLEDKSGTVLCENKHLLSLKDMNRSDCLADLVRAGITSFKIEGRLKDLDYVKNITGFYRRRLDAFIKTGSSHDRASSGRTTLFFTPEPSKTFNRGFTDYFLSGSSKPIDAFDTPKSVGEPVGRVKQIKNQALVLARPHDLQAGDGICFPNAPGRLKGFYVNRVDENGQVYPSGKTRMAKKDLPKGTMVFRNHDVKFARLMGGTTAQRKISLDMKFCEHPQGFELSCVDEDNIRARALLCSPGEPARNPDTARAAIEKQLGKLGNTCFVLNRLEILSKPVFLPAADLNRLRRDLVDCLEKNRLNAYTRPTVEPRPAPFPFYQFELDFRANAANHLAVQFYKKRGGKSIDPAFECASPGPGIQVMTTKHCIRRSLGWCPKKGDTPGGHFPGPSCESLFLTHGKHRFQVIFNCRECEMQIRIQD, encoded by the coding sequence ATGTCCAGCCTGGAACTTTTGGCCCCGGCAAAAAATATGGAATTTGGCAAGGCCGCCGTCGATCACGGAGCCGATGCCGTGTATATCGGGCCAGAGCGGTTCGGTGCAAGGGCTGCCGCCGGCAACAGTGTTGCGGATATTGAGGCACTGTGCACCTATGCCCACCGCTATTTTGCCCGGGTGTATGTGGCGTTTAACACCCTGCTTTTTGATCACGAACTTCAGCCGGCAAGAAATTTGATTGAAAAACTCTACCATGCCGGGGTAGACGCCCTGATCATCCAGGATATGGGCCTTTTAGAGATGGATCTGCCCCCCATCCCCTTATTTGCCAGTACCCAGACCGACAACCGGACCCCTGAAAAGGTCAAATTCCTTGAACAGTCAGGCTTCTCCCGGGTGATTCTTGCCCGGGAATTGTCTTTGTCTGCCATTAAACAGATCCGAGCTGCCACGCGTGTTGATCTTGAAGCCTTTGTTCATGGGGCATTGTGTGTATGCTATTCCGGGCAATGTTACATGAGCGCAGCTATTGGCGGCAGAAGCGCCAACCGCGGCGCCTGCGGTCAGCCCTGCCGGCTTGCCTGGAACCTTGAAGATAAAAGCGGCACAGTGCTTTGTGAAAACAAGCATCTGCTTTCATTAAAGGACATGAACCGCTCGGATTGTTTGGCGGATCTGGTCCGGGCCGGTATTACCTCTTTTAAAATTGAGGGGCGCCTTAAAGATCTTGATTATGTAAAAAATATTACAGGCTTTTACCGCCGGCGGCTTGATGCCTTTATCAAGACCGGTTCCTCTCATGATAGGGCGTCTTCGGGTCGTACAACGCTTTTTTTTACACCGGAACCCAGCAAAACCTTTAACCGGGGATTTACCGATTATTTTCTTTCCGGATCATCCAAGCCTATTGACGCCTTTGATACGCCAAAATCTGTAGGAGAACCCGTGGGGCGGGTGAAACAAATTAAAAATCAGGCCCTGGTATTGGCGCGGCCCCATGATTTGCAGGCCGGGGATGGGATCTGTTTTCCCAATGCACCGGGAAGGCTCAAGGGCTTTTATGTGAACCGGGTGGATGAAAATGGTCAGGTGTACCCCTCCGGAAAAACGCGGATGGCTAAAAAGGATCTACCCAAAGGTACCATGGTATTCAGAAACCATGACGTAAAGTTTGCACGTCTTATGGGCGGCACGACGGCCCAAAGAAAAATATCTCTGGATATGAAGTTTTGTGAACACCCCCAAGGGTTTGAGCTCTCCTGCGTGGATGAGGATAATATCCGGGCCCGGGCCCTGCTTTGTTCACCGGGAGAACCTGCCCGCAATCCGGATACGGCCCGGGCAGCCATTGAAAAGCAATTGGGTAAATTGGGTAATACCTGCTTTGTGCTGAATCGCCTTGAAATCCTTTCAAAACCGGTGTTCCTGCCTGCTGCGGACCTGAACCGCCTGCGCCGGGACTTGGTGGACTGCCTGGAAAAGAACCGGTTAAACGCTTATACACGACCAACGGTTGAGCCAAGGCCGGCCCCGTTTCCATTTTATCAGTTCGAGCTTGATTTCAGGGCCAATGCTGCCAATCATCTGGCTGTTCAATTTTACAAGAAAAGGGGGGGGAAATCCATTGATCCTGCCTTTGAATGTGCTTCGCCGGGACCGGGTATCCAGGTCATGACCACAAAACATTGTATTCGCCGCAGCCTCGGGTGGTGCCCCAAAAAGGGCGACACGCCTGGGGGCCATTTCCCCGGGCCCTCTTGCGAATCTCTGTTTTTGACCCATGGCAAACACCGTTTTCAAGTGATTTTCAACTGCCGGGAATGTGAGATGCAGATCCGAATACAGGATTAA
- a CDS encoding ATP-binding protein, producing the protein MGSKKCPDLNRVLQRLVLFSMFLPLVVVSVTAIGIVGLRGEQAIKKELRQRAQSMAWMVEQHLEQATNSMDAVARVAQTAPSQLQAVMQGIWEACGCFDTLSHLDPSGRIKSLVPFDPGSHGRDMSNQPYFKQNKNNNLTISHPFISIHTGKSTVYLVRKLSQGGFVVGELNLEALQNKITAKKHAMDKGSVFLMDQSGTLLAHAGPSPAGQKNTLKSPKLYPGEDSSETTLMYEYGPKSVLGSAVRVEQTDWVAVVQVPLFTALSSFIWALALTLPVALGVWPVLSWNLRKQLNQRIVTPLVALNRGAGALANADFDQSRAMASMPAAFSELTALADSFQRMTDALEVRQSALQESEKGYRTLFEGLPVSLFRSTPAGQFLYVNPALVRMMGFPDQETLIKTNSKNIYPNPVEREQWRSLAERDGIVRDFEVQMQRFDGTIISVWLTCRTVWDSEGQVLFYEGNFEDVTERKKLEAQVRQSQKMEAIGQLAGGVAHDFNNMLNVIIGYAELTLMDLDDDNPMCGRIKGIHKAGMRSMELTRQLLIFARKQIINPKAIDLNTTLQGMLSLLERLIGENIDLLWIPGADLWPVKMDPSQVDQILVNLCVNARDAVNGPGKITIETQNIEFDAGYCTEHEGFIPGRYVMLAVSDNGCGMDKQTMDKIFEPFYTTKGQGQGTGMGLSTVYGIVKQNTGFINVYSEQGHGTTFKIYLRRHDAAGINDIMETRPVVPLLTGYDTILLVEDESTALEMTQTMLEKFGYTVFASSSPVEAMHIAEKHSDKISLLITDVVMPEMTGRDLADNLTARYPKLKCLFMSGYTSNVIVHQGVLDDDVNFIQKPFSSRELATRVREALNS; encoded by the coding sequence ATGGGTTCCAAAAAATGCCCAGATCTTAACCGGGTATTGCAGCGCCTGGTGCTTTTCAGCATGTTCCTGCCGCTGGTCGTGGTGAGCGTAACGGCCATCGGCATAGTGGGCTTGCGGGGTGAGCAGGCCATTAAAAAAGAGCTGCGTCAAAGGGCTCAGTCCATGGCCTGGATGGTCGAACAACATCTGGAGCAGGCAACTAATTCCATGGATGCCGTGGCCCGGGTGGCCCAGACCGCGCCGTCACAACTCCAGGCTGTCATGCAGGGGATCTGGGAGGCTTGCGGCTGTTTTGACACGCTTAGCCATCTTGACCCAAGCGGCAGGATTAAGTCATTGGTACCTTTTGATCCGGGCAGCCATGGCCGTGATATGTCCAACCAGCCGTATTTCAAGCAAAATAAGAATAATAATTTAACTATTTCCCATCCGTTCATATCCATTCACACAGGCAAATCCACGGTTTATCTGGTTAGAAAACTCTCCCAGGGCGGATTTGTTGTTGGGGAATTGAATCTTGAGGCGCTACAGAACAAAATTACGGCCAAAAAACATGCAATGGATAAGGGTTCGGTCTTTTTGATGGACCAATCGGGGACCTTGCTTGCCCACGCCGGTCCAAGTCCGGCCGGGCAGAAAAACACCCTGAAATCTCCGAAACTTTATCCCGGTGAAGACAGCAGTGAGACGACACTGATGTACGAATACGGCCCCAAATCGGTTCTGGGCAGTGCCGTCCGGGTTGAGCAAACGGATTGGGTTGCTGTGGTCCAGGTTCCACTGTTCACGGCCCTAAGTTCCTTTATCTGGGCACTGGCATTGACATTGCCGGTAGCACTGGGCGTCTGGCCGGTACTGTCATGGAATCTTCGCAAACAGCTCAACCAGCGTATTGTCACGCCATTGGTGGCACTTAACCGTGGGGCCGGTGCACTGGCCAACGCAGATTTTGACCAAAGCAGGGCCATGGCGTCAATGCCTGCGGCGTTTTCCGAATTAACGGCACTAGCAGACAGTTTTCAACGGATGACGGATGCCCTTGAAGTGCGCCAGAGTGCATTGCAAGAAAGTGAGAAAGGGTATCGTACCCTGTTTGAAGGGCTTCCCGTATCGCTCTTTAGGAGCACGCCGGCAGGGCAGTTCCTTTATGTCAATCCGGCCCTTGTCCGGATGATGGGATTTCCGGACCAGGAAACCTTGATAAAGACCAACTCTAAAAATATCTATCCAAACCCCGTTGAACGTGAACAGTGGCGCTCATTGGCTGAACGCGACGGCATCGTGCGTGATTTTGAAGTTCAAATGCAACGATTCGATGGAACGATCATCAGCGTATGGCTGACCTGCCGGACGGTATGGGACAGCGAAGGACAGGTGCTGTTCTATGAAGGTAACTTTGAGGATGTCACTGAGCGTAAAAAACTTGAAGCGCAGGTCCGCCAGAGCCAGAAAATGGAAGCGATCGGGCAGTTGGCCGGCGGAGTGGCCCATGATTTCAACAATATGTTGAATGTAATCATCGGGTACGCAGAGCTGACACTTATGGATCTTGACGATGATAATCCAATGTGTGGCAGAATTAAAGGGATCCATAAGGCGGGTATGCGTTCCATGGAACTTACACGGCAGTTGCTGATCTTTGCCCGCAAACAGATAATTAACCCCAAAGCCATTGACCTGAACACCACGCTGCAGGGAATGCTCTCGCTGCTTGAGCGGCTCATCGGTGAAAATATTGACCTGCTCTGGATACCGGGAGCGGATTTATGGCCGGTGAAAATGGACCCGTCCCAGGTTGATCAGATCCTGGTAAATCTATGCGTCAATGCCAGGGATGCCGTCAATGGACCGGGTAAGATCACCATTGAAACCCAGAACATTGAATTTGACGCCGGTTACTGCACCGAACATGAGGGCTTTATCCCGGGCAGGTATGTCATGCTCGCGGTAAGTGATAACGGCTGTGGTATGGATAAACAGACCATGGATAAAATCTTTGAGCCGTTTTACACGACAAAAGGGCAAGGCCAGGGAACCGGAATGGGGCTGTCCACGGTTTACGGCATTGTCAAACAGAATACCGGTTTTATCAATGTATACAGTGAACAGGGGCATGGCACCACCTTCAAAATTTACCTTCGCAGACATGATGCTGCCGGGATTAACGACATAATGGAGACACGCCCTGTGGTTCCGCTCCTTACAGGATATGACACCATCCTCTTGGTGGAAGACGAATCTACCGCCCTGGAAATGACCCAGACAATGCTGGAAAAATTCGGGTATACCGTATTTGCGTCTTCGTCCCCGGTTGAGGCCATGCATATTGCTGAAAAACATTCGGACAAGATTAGCTTGCTGATAACCGATGTGGTCATGCCCGAGATGACCGGCCGAGATCTTGCCGACAACCTGACCGCGCGTTACCCAAAACTCAAGTGCCTGTTTATGTCCGGCTATACAAGCAATGTCATCGTCCACCAGGGTGTACTGGACGATGACGTCAATTTCATTCAAAAGCCGTTCTCATCCAGGGAACTAGCAACCAGGGTGCGCGAAGCATTAAATAGTTAG
- a CDS encoding ABC transporter ATP-binding protein has protein sequence MLEVLELAKSFDLQAVFKNFNLTLPQGHVTVLVGPSGCGKSTLFDCLTGIVPTDLGRIVWQGNPVEHLGCLAAYMQQKDMLLPWLTLAENSLLPVQAKPRKQRDIKQAKQTLDRIFEKIGLTGFGNHYPYQVSGGMRQRCALARTLMFDRDLVLLDEPLSALDAITRRELQSLLLMLQKEFGKTVLMITHDIEEALALADEIILLSPAPMTVLERFQPKDTKPRDLNRPEFMKTKTRILSRLLTEKEKIQQ, from the coding sequence ATGCTTGAAGTCCTGGAACTGGCCAAGTCATTTGACTTGCAGGCCGTGTTTAAAAATTTCAATCTGACCCTGCCCCAGGGGCACGTTACGGTGCTGGTGGGGCCATCCGGATGCGGGAAGTCCACCCTGTTTGACTGTTTGACCGGCATAGTCCCGACTGACCTGGGCCGGATAGTGTGGCAGGGCAACCCAGTCGAGCATCTTGGCTGCCTTGCCGCTTATATGCAGCAAAAAGACATGCTGCTGCCTTGGCTGACCCTGGCGGAAAACAGTCTTTTGCCAGTGCAGGCAAAACCCCGCAAGCAAAGAGACATAAAACAGGCAAAGCAGACACTTGACCGGATTTTCGAAAAAATCGGGCTAACAGGATTCGGAAATCACTATCCCTACCAGGTATCCGGCGGCATGCGCCAGCGGTGCGCTCTGGCCCGAACCCTGATGTTTGACCGGGATCTGGTTCTGCTGGACGAACCCCTGTCCGCCTTAGATGCCATTACCCGCCGGGAGTTGCAAAGCCTTCTGCTCATGCTGCAAAAAGAGTTCGGCAAAACCGTTCTCATGATCACCCATGACATTGAAGAGGCCCTGGCCCTGGCTGATGAAATCATCCTTTTGAGCCCTGCCCCCATGACCGTTCTGGAGCGATTCCAACCCAAAGACACCAAACCAAGGGATTTAAACCGGCCGGAATTCATGAAGACCAAAACCCGGATACTCTCCCGCCTGCTCACCGAAAAGGAGAAGATTCAGCAATGA
- the thiD gene encoding bifunctional hydroxymethylpyrimidine kinase/phosphomethylpyrimidine kinase, with the protein MKTYYRALTIAGSDSGGGAGVQADLKTFSALGVFGMSAITALTAQNTHSVTGIFPVPPAFIGEQIDAVMSDIGTNAVKIGMLHSPEVIDMVAEKLKQWQCPNVVLDPVMISKSGDNLLQDDAVDALTKRLLPLATVITPNLPEASVLIGRTIDTPDKMEDAAVALADLGATNVLIKGGHLVSGPGIDLLYEAASGQTTRYTADRVDTKNSHGTGCTLSSAIAAGLARGLNLKTAVAEAKTYITEALKAGADIKTGSGHGPVHHFHGLWKKQ; encoded by the coding sequence ATGAAAACATACTATCGTGCATTAACCATCGCAGGTTCTGACAGCGGCGGGGGGGCCGGTGTCCAGGCGGACTTAAAAACTTTCAGTGCCTTAGGGGTATTCGGCATGTCCGCCATCACGGCACTCACGGCCCAGAACACCCACAGTGTCACAGGTATTTTTCCCGTACCCCCGGCATTCATCGGAGAACAGATTGATGCCGTCATGTCGGATATCGGCACCAATGCCGTGAAGATTGGCATGCTGCACTCCCCTGAAGTCATAGATATGGTGGCGGAAAAACTCAAGCAATGGCAATGTCCCAATGTGGTGCTGGACCCGGTGATGATCTCCAAATCCGGAGACAATCTGCTGCAGGATGATGCCGTGGATGCACTGACAAAGCGTCTGCTGCCCCTGGCCACTGTGATTACCCCCAATCTGCCCGAAGCTTCGGTACTTATAGGCAGAACCATCGACACCCCTGATAAAATGGAAGATGCGGCCGTGGCCCTGGCAGATCTCGGCGCTACCAATGTGCTGATCAAAGGCGGACACCTGGTTTCGGGCCCGGGTATTGATCTTCTCTATGAAGCCGCCTCCGGGCAGACAACACGGTACACGGCGGACCGGGTAGACACAAAAAACAGCCACGGTACCGGGTGCACCCTGTCATCGGCTATTGCCGCAGGCCTTGCCCGGGGACTAAACTTGAAAACAGCCGTTGCCGAAGCCAAAACTTATATCACCGAGGCATTAAAAGCCGGCGCCGATATCAAAACAGGCTCAGGGCATGGCCCGGTCCACCATTTCCATGGGCTGTGGAAAAAGCAATGA
- a CDS encoding ABC transporter substrate-binding protein, with translation MKRHFVLTFIIFSMLCSTAWAQKLTLMLDWFPNVDHLPVYLAQESGYFAAQGLDVEIIIPSETSDALKLAAAGKVDLAVSYQPQTIMAADAGLKVKAISPLVVKPLTTLMFLDESIKTPADLSGKKIGYTVPGLMDMLLKGFADINEIKDYTPVNVGFTILPALASKQVAAVMGPFKTYETVTMKQKGVTARFFELEKYGIPEYEELIFAAGDNALDTKKAAIHGFILAVHKALIDIKKAPDKALALYLKALPDVDKETETKAFALTAKYFAAPGQVSDLHKWQAFIDFALKYGLIKNTVRPQELIYNWNN, from the coding sequence ATGAAACGACATTTTGTTCTTACCTTTATAATCTTTTCGATGCTTTGCAGCACTGCCTGGGCACAAAAACTGACACTTATGCTGGACTGGTTTCCCAATGTGGACCATTTGCCTGTCTACCTTGCCCAGGAATCGGGATATTTTGCAGCCCAAGGTCTGGACGTTGAAATTATCATACCGTCAGAGACCTCAGATGCACTTAAACTTGCCGCAGCAGGCAAGGTGGATCTGGCTGTGTCCTACCAACCCCAGACCATCATGGCTGCGGATGCAGGGCTCAAGGTTAAAGCCATATCCCCCCTTGTGGTCAAGCCTTTAACCACTCTGATGTTTCTGGACGAGTCCATAAAAACACCGGCGGATCTATCCGGGAAAAAAATCGGTTACACCGTACCGGGATTAATGGACATGCTGCTCAAAGGCTTTGCCGATATCAACGAAATCAAGGACTACACCCCGGTGAATGTGGGATTCACCATCTTGCCCGCCCTGGCCTCAAAACAGGTCGCTGCCGTTATGGGGCCGTTTAAAACCTACGAAACCGTGACCATGAAGCAAAAAGGCGTCACTGCCCGTTTTTTCGAACTGGAAAAATATGGTATCCCTGAATACGAAGAGCTGATCTTCGCGGCCGGTGACAACGCTCTTGATACAAAAAAAGCGGCAATCCATGGATTTATCCTGGCTGTCCACAAGGCTCTGATCGACATTAAAAAGGCGCCGGATAAAGCCCTGGCACTTTACCTTAAGGCCCTGCCCGACGTGGATAAAGAGACGGAGACCAAAGCCTTTGCCCTTACTGCAAAATATTTTGCAGCCCCGGGCCAGGTCAGCGATCTTCATAAATGGCAGGCATTTATAGATTTTGCCCTGAAATACGGACTGATTAAAAATACGGTCCGTCCCCAGGAGCTGATTTACAACTGGAATAATTAA